One region of bacterium genomic DNA includes:
- a CDS encoding ABC transporter permease produces the protein MIAFIIRRLLAMIPTLFFVSIATFIIIQLPPGDFLTSLQALAASSGSGADKAAMDNLRHQYGLDQPKWVRYVKWVSGFPRGDFGYSFEWKRPVRELIADRLGLTILLSVLSLVLMWIVAVPVGIYSATHQYSGTDNTLTALAFLGLSVPDFLLGLVYVFIGLFVFGASVTGLFSQRFADAPWSAGKVLDLSNHLFWPALILAVAGMTQLIRILRGSMLEVVGQQFVRTARAKGLSEQVVIHKHAVRVAINPLVSVMGMQLPQLISGATILGIVLSLPTTGPMFIRALTSQDMYLAGTFLLFLALMLMVGNLLADVALAAIDPRIRYQ, from the coding sequence ATGATCGCGTTCATCATCCGGCGCCTCTTGGCGATGATTCCCACACTATTCTTCGTGTCGATCGCCACCTTCATCATCATTCAGTTGCCTCCGGGTGACTTCTTGACGTCCCTGCAGGCGCTCGCCGCGAGTTCGGGCTCCGGCGCCGACAAGGCCGCGATGGACAACCTGCGCCACCAGTACGGGTTGGATCAGCCGAAGTGGGTACGGTACGTCAAGTGGGTCTCGGGCTTCCCCCGCGGCGACTTCGGCTACTCGTTCGAGTGGAAACGCCCGGTGCGCGAGTTGATCGCGGACCGGCTCGGGCTGACGATCCTGCTGTCGGTCCTGTCGCTGGTGCTCATGTGGATCGTCGCGGTGCCCGTCGGGATCTACTCCGCCACGCACCAGTACTCGGGCACGGATAACACGCTGACGGCGCTTGCGTTTCTGGGGCTCTCGGTGCCCGATTTTCTCCTCGGGCTGGTGTACGTGTTCATCGGGCTCTTCGTCTTCGGCGCGTCGGTGACCGGCCTGTTCTCGCAGCGGTTCGCCGACGCGCCCTGGTCGGCCGGCAAGGTGCTCGACCTCTCGAACCACCTGTTCTGGCCCGCGCTCATCCTCGCCGTGGCCGGCATGACCCAGCTGATCCGGATTCTGAGGGGGAGCATGCTCGAGGTGGTCGGGCAGCAGTTCGTCAGGACCGCCCGGGCGAAGGGGTTGAGCGAGCAGGTGGTCATCCACAAGCACGCCGTCCGGGTGGCAATCAACCCCCTCGTCAGCGTGATGGGGATGCAGCTTCCGCAGTTGATCTCGGGGGCGACGATCCTCGGCATCGTGCTCTCGCTGCCGACCACCGGCCCGATGTTCATCCGCGCGCTGACCAGCCAGGACATGTATCTGGCGGGGACATTCCTCCTCTTTCTCGCGCTGATGTTGATGGTCGGGAACTTGCTCGCCGACGTCGCGCTCGCCGCGATCGACCCAAGGATTCGCTATCAATGA
- a CDS encoding ABC transporter permease, whose amino-acid sequence MARDVADRAAAGIPAAPARPRRPARLRRFWQNPFAVASAVFVALMISAAACAPFITPHAPDRIVLGQELRAPSAQHWLGTDQSGRDEFARLLYGARISLVIGIVAVLVSVSLGTVIGAVSGAFGGLMDALPMRLTDAMLAIPLFFLLLAALAAIGSTVVNIVLVIGLSSWMTTARVVRSEVLRTVNLEYVTAARALGAGSGRVVARHLLPPALPSMLVSSTLGVGQAILAESALSYLGVGVQPPTASWGNMLSHAQNYIFASPLLALWPGIAILLTVLSFNFIGDAVRDTLSPYQT is encoded by the coding sequence ATGGCACGAGACGTGGCGGACCGGGCGGCGGCGGGCATCCCCGCGGCGCCTGCCCGCCCGCGCCGGCCCGCGAGGCTGCGGCGGTTCTGGCAGAATCCGTTCGCCGTGGCCTCGGCGGTCTTCGTCGCCCTGATGATCTCGGCGGCGGCCTGCGCGCCGTTCATCACGCCGCATGCCCCGGACCGGATCGTGCTGGGTCAAGAACTGCGCGCTCCGTCCGCGCAGCATTGGCTCGGGACGGACCAGAGCGGCCGCGATGAGTTCGCGCGTCTCCTCTATGGGGCACGGATCTCGCTGGTCATTGGGATCGTTGCCGTTCTCGTGTCGGTCAGCCTCGGCACGGTCATCGGCGCCGTCTCGGGGGCGTTCGGGGGGCTGATGGACGCGCTCCCGATGCGCCTCACGGATGCGATGCTGGCGATTCCGCTGTTCTTCCTGCTGCTGGCGGCGTTGGCGGCGATCGGATCCACCGTTGTGAACATCGTGCTCGTGATCGGCCTCTCCTCTTGGATGACGACCGCCCGGGTGGTGCGGAGCGAGGTGTTGCGCACCGTCAACCTCGAGTATGTCACCGCGGCCCGCGCGTTGGGCGCGGGGTCGGGGCGGGTCGTCGCCCGCCACCTCCTGCCCCCGGCGCTGCCGTCCATGCTGGTCTCGTCGACGCTCGGCGTGGGACAGGCGATCCTCGCGGAGTCCGCGCTCAGCTACCTGGGCGTCGGCGTGCAACCGCCGACCGCCTCGTGGGGCAACATGCTGAGCCACGCCCAAAACTACATCTTTGCGTCGCCGCTTCTGGCCCTGTGGCCCGGTATCGCGATCTTGCTGACGGTGCTCAGTTTCAACTTCATCGGGGACGCCGTGCGCGACACGCTGAGCCCATACCAGACCTAG
- a CDS encoding LacI family DNA-binding transcriptional regulator: MRTTLRDVARRAGVSLATVSYVLNRGPRPVGAERRERVLAAVRELDYLPPPRERKRSRPRTIGVIVPDASHPFFAGAIQGIDHVVSPDGHLLFVASSLEDPARERHLVHAFLRSRVDGLILTPCCEESPYVEHMVQRGVPVVIMDRGGASPSLTHVTINNYRSAFQAVRLLWESGHNRIALVNGPDQIDTYRERLRGYTDALAFAGLPFEPELVCRGPQTFDHGLQATRTLLGLAESPSAIFSSSVPLTSGVLSGLRERRLRVPADIALVGFGDPIWASLVTPPLTVIEQPTVLLGEAAARLLVASIGREPSATGQRVVLETRLILRESHWRVAQPAAGVTVGAEMSAE, encoded by the coding sequence ATGCGAACAACGTTACGGGATGTGGCGCGCCGCGCCGGCGTTTCACTGGCGACCGTCTCCTACGTCCTGAACCGCGGTCCTCGGCCGGTGGGCGCAGAGCGCCGCGAGCGGGTGCTCGCGGCGGTACGGGAATTAGATTACCTGCCTCCCCCTCGTGAGAGGAAACGGTCGCGCCCGCGCACGATCGGTGTCATCGTTCCCGATGCCTCCCACCCCTTTTTCGCCGGCGCCATCCAGGGGATCGACCATGTGGTGTCTCCGGATGGCCATCTCCTGTTTGTCGCGTCGAGCCTCGAGGATCCCGCGCGTGAGCGGCACCTGGTGCACGCGTTCCTGCGTAGTCGAGTAGACGGTTTGATCCTGACCCCGTGCTGCGAAGAGTCGCCGTACGTCGAGCACATGGTCCAGCGTGGGGTGCCGGTCGTGATCATGGATCGAGGCGGCGCATCGCCTTCCCTCACCCACGTGACGATCAACAACTACAGGAGCGCTTTCCAGGCCGTTCGCCTGCTCTGGGAAAGCGGGCATAACCGGATCGCGCTCGTGAACGGGCCCGACCAGATCGACACCTACCGCGAGCGCCTCCGCGGATACACCGACGCGCTGGCGTTTGCCGGTCTTCCATTCGAGCCTGAGCTCGTGTGCCGAGGTCCGCAGACGTTCGACCACGGCCTCCAGGCCACCCGGACGCTGCTGGGGCTGGCTGAGTCTCCAAGCGCGATCTTCAGCAGCAGCGTCCCGCTGACGTCAGGGGTCCTATCGGGGCTGCGCGAGCGCCGGCTTCGAGTGCCGGCCGACATCGCCCTGGTCGGGTTTGGCGATCCGATCTGGGCGTCGCTCGTGACGCCCCCCCTGACGGTCATCGAGCAGCCGACGGTGCTCCTCGGCGAGGCGGCGGCGCGCCTCTTGGTGGCCAGTATCGGCAGAGAGCCGTCTGCGACGGGCCAACGCGTGGTCCTCGAGACGCGACTGATATTGCGGGAGTCCCACTGGCGGGTGGCCCAACCGGCGGCTGGAGTGACGGTCGGGGCGGAGATGTCCGCCGAATAG
- a CDS encoding ABC transporter substrate-binding protein, with amino-acid sequence MTTGIDRREFLRVAALGAAGAVSAVYFPTRGARGALAAMPEKYTEAPLLAGLVKQGKLPPLAQRLPAADDILVVKPIEEIGQYGGTWRLVWKGPADFHAYGRENYEPVLRWPRDPKDPIQPGLAKRWQFSDDGKTLTLFFRKGLKWSDGKPWTVDDILFWWQDIETNKELTAAPHAEWVVDGKPMTLEKVDDSTIRLKFAGPNGLVLQMLAFHGNQWPLNFERFGFFAPAHYLRQFHPKYNKDIKDYKLFNEKADDLNQERPAMTPWPVSQYRPGDAKLVATRNPYYWKVDPQGQQLPYIDRLELTLVENNEAAATLALSCQIDMQYRSMDLKKFPLFVQKSGECGYRVYKWRSAQGSAVLFWPNQSYGGDPVLRKIFQDKNFRIALSLALDRKKINAVSYLYQGIINAPSVVPDSAYFVPEVAKTYQDYNPKSAGEYLDKAGLKLSPDGKTRLRPDGKSLEVTIETQLQGADLDAVQLAAADWNAVGVKAVVKTMSRDLYWPRATGNEVQIATWFGDRGIEPFVDPIYIFPFDERSWMAPAFGTYYKTNGQKGEKPVGSLAEMQKMYDQFKVTVDRAKQVAIGKRLVQMAVEECMAINTVGATPVPLIVKNNFKNVPIQYMQDWIIMSPGNLDTIQFFFKKS; translated from the coding sequence ATGACTACAGGGATCGACCGCCGGGAGTTTCTTCGAGTGGCTGCCCTCGGCGCGGCTGGAGCAGTATCCGCCGTGTACTTTCCCACGCGCGGCGCGCGTGGGGCGCTTGCCGCCATGCCCGAAAAATACACAGAGGCGCCGCTGCTGGCCGGCCTGGTGAAACAGGGGAAGCTGCCGCCGCTGGCCCAGCGGCTCCCGGCCGCGGACGACATTCTCGTCGTCAAGCCGATCGAGGAGATCGGTCAGTACGGCGGCACCTGGCGGCTCGTGTGGAAAGGGCCTGCCGATTTCCACGCCTACGGCCGGGAGAACTACGAGCCCGTCCTCCGCTGGCCCCGCGACCCCAAAGATCCAATCCAGCCCGGACTGGCCAAACGCTGGCAGTTCAGCGACGACGGGAAGACGCTGACGCTGTTCTTTCGAAAAGGGCTCAAGTGGTCCGACGGGAAGCCGTGGACGGTCGACGACATCCTCTTCTGGTGGCAGGATATCGAGACCAACAAGGAACTGACGGCGGCGCCGCACGCGGAATGGGTCGTCGACGGCAAGCCGATGACGCTGGAAAAAGTAGACGACTCCACGATCCGGCTCAAATTCGCCGGCCCGAACGGCCTGGTGCTCCAGATGCTTGCGTTCCACGGCAACCAGTGGCCCCTCAATTTCGAGCGGTTCGGCTTCTTTGCCCCGGCCCATTACCTCAGGCAGTTCCACCCGAAATACAACAAGGACATCAAGGACTACAAGCTCTTCAACGAGAAGGCGGACGATCTCAACCAGGAGCGCCCGGCGATGACGCCGTGGCCCGTCTCGCAGTACCGGCCCGGGGACGCCAAACTGGTCGCCACCCGCAACCCCTACTATTGGAAGGTGGATCCGCAGGGGCAGCAGCTCCCGTACATCGACCGGCTCGAGCTCACGCTGGTCGAGAATAACGAAGCGGCGGCCACGCTGGCGCTCTCCTGCCAGATCGACATGCAGTACCGCAGCATGGACCTGAAGAAGTTTCCGCTCTTCGTGCAGAAGTCCGGCGAGTGCGGCTACCGGGTCTACAAGTGGCGATCGGCGCAGGGCAGCGCGGTGCTGTTCTGGCCGAATCAGAGCTACGGCGGCGACCCCGTGCTCCGGAAGATTTTCCAGGACAAGAACTTTCGGATCGCGCTCTCGCTGGCGCTCGACCGCAAGAAGATCAACGCAGTCTCGTATCTGTATCAAGGGATCATCAACGCTCCGTCGGTCGTGCCCGACTCGGCGTACTTCGTCCCCGAAGTCGCCAAGACGTATCAGGACTACAATCCGAAGTCGGCGGGCGAGTATCTGGACAAGGCGGGCCTCAAGCTGAGCCCGGACGGCAAGACACGCCTCAGGCCGGACGGGAAGTCGCTGGAGGTCACGATCGAAACGCAGCTGCAGGGCGCGGACCTCGACGCGGTCCAGCTGGCCGCTGCGGATTGGAACGCGGTAGGGGTGAAGGCCGTCGTCAAGACGATGTCCCGCGACCTCTACTGGCCGCGGGCGACCGGCAACGAAGTCCAGATCGCCACCTGGTTTGGCGATCGGGGAATCGAGCCGTTCGTCGACCCCATCTACATCTTCCCGTTCGACGAGCGCTCCTGGATGGCGCCCGCGTTCGGGACGTACTACAAGACCAACGGCCAGAAGGGCGAGAAACCCGTCGGGTCGCTGGCCGAGATGCAGAAGATGTACGACCAATTCAAGGTGACGGTCGACCGGGCCAAGCAGGTCGCGATCGGCAAGCGGCTCGTCCAGATGGCGGTCGAAGAGTGTATGGCGATCAACACGGTGGGCGCCACCCCCGTCCCGTTGATTGTGAAGAACAACTTCAAGAACGTTCCGATACAATACATGCAGGACTGGATCATCATGTCGCCGGGGAACCTCGACACGATCCAGTTCTTCTTCAAGAAGTCCTAG
- a CDS encoding TIGR03619 family F420-dependent LLM class oxidoreductase gives MKFGFALPQTGSLASPQAIVEAAQEAERRGYATVWVLERLLRPLTPRTADGQPGRPMPESYAVAYDPIETLTYVAAKTTRIKLGTSILVAPLHIPAMLAKRLATLDRFSGARLVAGLGQGWSEEEFAAANVPLRRRGSGFEEFVAAMRAAWGPDPVSFTGRFYRIPPSQINPKPVQPGGPPVIIAAREPAAVERAARMSAGLHTIPTDWESFTETIARFRRAAPHHPTGLPIVVRTNTTVTESPAPDPRPPLSGSHDQVVDDLRRMSDLGVAEVFFDMNRWSIPLHDQFRILDRLRTAA, from the coding sequence ATGAAGTTTGGCTTCGCGCTCCCGCAGACGGGGTCGCTCGCCTCCCCGCAGGCGATTGTAGAAGCCGCCCAAGAAGCGGAGCGACGCGGGTATGCGACCGTGTGGGTCCTCGAGCGGCTGCTCCGGCCACTCACCCCGCGCACCGCGGACGGTCAACCGGGACGGCCGATGCCGGAGTCCTACGCCGTCGCATACGATCCCATCGAAACGCTGACGTATGTCGCCGCCAAGACAACGCGCATCAAGCTGGGGACCAGCATTCTGGTCGCACCGCTCCACATCCCCGCGATGCTGGCGAAGCGCCTGGCGACCCTCGACCGGTTCAGCGGCGCCCGGCTTGTCGCCGGGCTCGGCCAGGGGTGGTCGGAAGAAGAGTTTGCAGCGGCCAACGTGCCGCTTCGCCGCCGCGGATCGGGATTCGAGGAGTTCGTCGCGGCGATGCGCGCGGCCTGGGGACCTGATCCGGTCAGTTTCACCGGACGCTTCTACCGGATCCCGCCGTCCCAGATCAACCCCAAGCCGGTGCAGCCGGGAGGTCCACCGGTCATCATCGCCGCGAGAGAACCCGCCGCGGTCGAGCGCGCGGCGCGAATGAGCGCGGGCCTCCACACGATTCCCACGGACTGGGAGTCATTCACGGAGACCATCGCCCGATTTCGGCGCGCCGCCCCCCACCACCCCACCGGGCTTCCGATCGTCGTGCGGACCAACACGACCGTCACGGAGAGCCCCGCCCCGGATCCCCGGCCGCCGCTCAGCGGCTCACACGACCAGGTCGTCGACGATCTTCGCCGCATGAGCGACCTCGGCGTCGCGGAAGTGTTCTTCGACATGAACCGGTGGTCGATCCCGTTACACGATCAGTTCCGGATCCTCGACCGTCTCCGAACCGCCGCCTGA
- a CDS encoding S9 family peptidase, whose protein sequence is MSNATLRPVEVEDLAAIKTVADVHLSRDGRRAAYTLAEIDLDGDRYRTAIWVVSTDGGDPVRWTHGPQRDFAPRWSPDGRWLAFLSDRDDDPAQLYIMPADGGEPRRLTTIASGAGPAVWSPDGERIVFATRVPKEVPPVEKEAQARWARRPKVITRAQYKADGEGYTFGASSQVFVLSPATGVAIQVTRDDGECLNPAWSPDGTRIAFCRSRGGIADYSLFDLWVIDADGRNARRLTQDIGRASSPTWSPDGSTIACYGTDDQEPGVGESLTRVWLVPAAGGAARCLTAEYDRGAAILPRPAVTPGPVWSADGSSITYVVATAGSQHIVRADVATGAVYPVVAGERQVLRASAAEAAGTIAFIATDPHTPSDVFACQWEGSSERRLTHVNATLLSEMSLPRVERRTFANPHGEPVEGWLFRPVNGVAPSPLLLDIHGGPHSFHGNLFTLGYFYRYVLASRGWAVLALNPTGSGSYGKAFAHAIRGRWGEYDLPEQVAAVDALVAEGIADARRLAVAGYSYGGFMTSWTITHTDRFKAAVVGAPVVNLESFHGTSDIGMWFAPWEMRGNVDHERETYRRLSPIHYVDQVVTPTLIVHGEADDRCPIGQGEELFLGLIAAGRVPTEFVRYPGEGHLFLGTGRPSHRLDVNRRVLAWLEKYTLEDGPA, encoded by the coding sequence ATGAGCAATGCAACCCTCCGTCCCGTGGAAGTCGAAGACCTGGCCGCGATCAAGACCGTCGCGGACGTACACCTGTCGCGCGACGGCCGCCGCGCCGCCTATACCCTCGCCGAGATCGATCTCGACGGGGATCGATACCGCACCGCGATCTGGGTCGTGTCCACCGACGGCGGCGACCCGGTGCGGTGGACGCACGGACCGCAGCGCGACTTCGCGCCGCGGTGGTCGCCCGATGGACGGTGGCTGGCCTTTCTCTCCGACCGCGACGATGACCCCGCGCAGTTGTACATCATGCCCGCAGACGGCGGCGAACCGCGCAGGCTGACCACGATCGCGTCCGGAGCCGGCCCGGCGGTGTGGTCCCCTGACGGAGAGCGGATCGTGTTTGCCACCCGCGTGCCGAAGGAGGTGCCCCCGGTCGAGAAGGAGGCGCAGGCACGCTGGGCCCGGCGGCCCAAGGTGATCACGAGGGCGCAGTATAAGGCCGACGGCGAGGGATACACGTTCGGCGCATCGAGCCAGGTGTTCGTGCTTTCGCCGGCGACCGGGGTGGCGATCCAGGTGACGCGTGACGACGGCGAATGCCTCAACCCCGCCTGGTCACCGGACGGCACACGGATCGCGTTCTGCCGCAGCCGCGGAGGTATCGCGGACTATTCCCTCTTCGACCTGTGGGTGATAGATGCAGATGGCCGCAATGCGCGCCGCCTCACGCAGGATATCGGGCGCGCGTCTTCGCCGACGTGGTCCCCGGATGGGTCGACCATCGCGTGCTACGGCACGGACGACCAGGAACCGGGGGTGGGCGAGTCGTTGACGCGTGTCTGGCTCGTGCCCGCGGCGGGCGGCGCGGCGCGGTGTCTCACCGCCGAGTACGACCGCGGCGCAGCCATCCTCCCCCGTCCGGCCGTGACCCCCGGCCCGGTTTGGTCCGCCGACGGCTCCTCGATCACGTACGTCGTGGCGACGGCCGGGAGCCAGCACATCGTGCGCGCCGATGTGGCGACCGGAGCGGTGTACCCCGTCGTGGCCGGCGAACGGCAGGTGCTCCGCGCCAGCGCGGCGGAGGCTGCCGGAACAATCGCCTTCATCGCCACCGACCCGCACACTCCTAGCGACGTGTTCGCCTGTCAGTGGGAGGGCTCTAGCGAGCGGCGCCTGACGCACGTCAACGCGACCCTGCTGTCGGAGATGTCGCTGCCGCGCGTCGAGCGGCGCACGTTTGCGAATCCCCACGGAGAACCCGTCGAAGGGTGGCTCTTCCGTCCGGTGAACGGCGTCGCGCCATCGCCGTTGCTCCTCGACATCCACGGCGGCCCCCACAGTTTTCACGGCAACCTCTTCACGCTGGGGTACTTTTACCGTTACGTCTTGGCGTCGAGAGGATGGGCGGTGCTCGCCCTCAATCCTACCGGGTCGGGGTCGTACGGGAAGGCCTTCGCCCACGCCATCCGGGGCCGGTGGGGAGAGTACGACCTGCCCGAGCAGGTTGCCGCGGTCGACGCGCTGGTGGCGGAAGGTATCGCGGACGCCCGCCGCCTGGCGGTCGCCGGCTACTCCTACGGGGGCTTTATGACTTCGTGGACGATCACCCATACCGATCGCTTCAAAGCCGCGGTGGTGGGGGCCCCGGTCGTGAACCTCGAGTCCTTCCATGGGACATCGGATATCGGGATGTGGTTTGCGCCGTGGGAGATGCGCGGCAACGTCGATCACGAGCGCGAGACGTACCGGCGGTTATCGCCCATCCACTACGTAGATCAGGTGGTCACCCCCACGTTGATCGTGCACGGCGAAGCGGATGACCGCTGCCCAATCGGGCAGGGAGAGGAACTGTTTCTCGGGCTCATCGCCGCCGGACGGGTCCCCACCGAGTTTGTGCGGTATCCCGGCGAAGGCCACCTGTTCCTCGGCACCGGACGTCCCAGCCACCGGTTGGACGTCAATCGACGGGTGCTCGCCTGGCTGGAGAAGTACACGCTCGAAGACGGCCCGGCCTGA
- a CDS encoding enolase C-terminal domain-like protein has translation MRITDLEAIPVAVPDPPLRNSWGVHAPYFLRTILRLRTDEGLVGLSETYGPDIVTPLMVDRARQVVVGDDPTNMQRFVYRLRSPIIAGAIEVACLDLIGRATNRRVCDLLGGPVRERVAFSAYLFFKYAGDDIWGEVGSPEQMAALAGKFVDRFGFTTLKVKGGVLPPAEEVETMQLLRQRFGPDHALRLDPNAVWSVETSLKVAYELERSGVWLEYLEDPTEGIAGMARVRERITMPLATNMCVTAWEEIAPAVEARAVDVILSDHHGWGGLRACQELGRICATFHLGIGMHSNSHLGISMAAMTHLASVVPAMVVASDTHYPWLTEDVLSGDGFRFHGGALAIPPGPGLGVELDEDQLAKYHETFQRGVVRQRDDTAELVKRDPGWLPIKPRW, from the coding sequence ATGCGGATCACGGACCTCGAAGCGATTCCCGTCGCGGTGCCCGATCCTCCGCTTCGAAACTCGTGGGGGGTCCACGCGCCATATTTCCTGCGAACCATCCTGCGGCTCCGCACCGACGAGGGCCTGGTCGGGTTGAGCGAGACCTACGGTCCCGACATCGTCACGCCGCTCATGGTGGACCGCGCCCGCCAGGTGGTCGTCGGGGACGATCCCACCAATATGCAGCGATTCGTCTACCGCCTGCGCTCTCCGATCATCGCCGGCGCGATCGAAGTGGCGTGCCTCGATCTGATCGGCCGGGCCACGAACCGGCGGGTATGCGACCTCCTCGGCGGCCCGGTGCGGGAGCGGGTCGCATTCAGCGCCTACCTCTTCTTCAAGTATGCGGGCGATGACATCTGGGGAGAGGTGGGGTCTCCTGAGCAGATGGCGGCGCTGGCCGGGAAATTTGTCGACCGGTTCGGCTTCACCACGCTCAAGGTGAAGGGAGGCGTGCTCCCCCCGGCCGAGGAGGTTGAGACGATGCAGCTTCTCCGGCAGCGGTTCGGTCCCGACCACGCCCTTCGTCTGGACCCGAACGCGGTCTGGTCGGTGGAGACGAGTCTCAAGGTCGCCTACGAACTCGAGCGGTCAGGCGTCTGGCTGGAATACCTGGAGGATCCGACCGAGGGCATCGCGGGGATGGCCCGGGTGCGCGAGCGCATTACGATGCCGCTCGCGACCAATATGTGCGTGACGGCGTGGGAGGAGATCGCTCCCGCGGTCGAGGCTCGCGCCGTCGATGTGATCCTCTCCGACCACCATGGGTGGGGTGGCTTACGGGCCTGTCAGGAGCTCGGCCGGATCTGCGCGACCTTCCATCTGGGGATCGGGATGCATTCCAACAGCCACCTGGGGATCTCGATGGCGGCCATGACGCATTTGGCGAGCGTCGTGCCGGCCATGGTGGTGGCGTCGGATACGCACTACCCGTGGCTGACCGAAGACGTCCTTTCCGGCGATGGATTCCGGTTCCACGGGGGGGCGCTTGCGATCCCGCCGGGCCCCGGACTCGGCGTAGAATTAGATGAAGACCAGTTGGCCAAGTACCACGAGACGTTCCAGCGCGGCGTCGTGCGCCAGCGCGATGACACCGCCGAACTGGTAAAGCGCGACCCGGGTTGGCTGCCGATCAAACCCCGCTGGTAA
- a CDS encoding ABC transporter permease, which translates to MTRRQLIWRRFIRSRAAVMGGLVVVGFYIVALFANFLAPYGVDQRFIEYLYAPPQGLHLDLRRGLYVYGVQQTVNPDTLLTTYAIDRSRRVSLRFFVRGDSYPVLGLFTSDLHLFGVGDAGSGAFFLGTDRQGRDMLSRILIGSQMSLTIGLVGVFLSLIIGSVLGVVSGYYGGRVDEVVQRLIEVIRSFPAIPLWMALTAALPQHWPPERVYFAITVILSVIGWTWLARQLRGKVLALREEEFVTAARVMGAHDGRIIFKHLLPQVFGHIVVIATLAMPGMILAETALSFLNLGLRPPLTSWGVLLQEAQNLESLRNYPWLLIPAGFISVVVLAFNFFGDGLRDAADPYSA; encoded by the coding sequence ATGACCCGCCGGCAGCTGATCTGGCGGCGCTTCATCCGGAGCCGCGCCGCCGTCATGGGCGGGCTTGTCGTCGTCGGATTTTACATCGTCGCGCTGTTCGCGAACTTCCTCGCGCCGTACGGGGTCGACCAGCGGTTTATCGAGTACCTGTACGCGCCGCCCCAGGGCCTCCATCTTGACCTGCGGAGGGGTCTCTACGTCTACGGGGTGCAGCAGACGGTGAACCCGGACACCTTGCTCACCACGTATGCCATCGACCGAAGCCGCCGCGTCTCCCTCCGCTTCTTCGTGCGGGGGGACTCCTATCCGGTGCTCGGCCTCTTCACGTCCGATCTCCACTTGTTCGGTGTGGGTGATGCGGGGAGCGGCGCGTTCTTCCTGGGGACCGACCGGCAGGGGCGCGACATGCTGTCCCGCATCCTGATCGGAAGCCAGATGTCGCTCACGATCGGCCTCGTCGGGGTGTTCCTCAGCCTCATCATCGGCTCGGTGCTGGGTGTCGTCTCGGGCTACTACGGGGGGCGGGTGGACGAGGTCGTCCAGCGGCTGATCGAAGTCATCCGCTCGTTCCCGGCGATCCCGCTCTGGATGGCGCTTACGGCGGCGCTCCCGCAGCACTGGCCGCCCGAACGCGTCTACTTTGCGATCACCGTGATCCTCTCCGTGATCGGGTGGACGTGGCTGGCGCGTCAGCTGCGCGGCAAGGTGCTTGCGCTTCGAGAAGAGGAGTTCGTCACCGCCGCGCGGGTCATGGGGGCGCACGACGGCCGGATCATCTTCAAGCATCTCCTGCCGCAGGTCTTCGGGCATATCGTCGTGATCGCGACCCTGGCGATGCCGGGAATGATCCTGGCGGAGACCGCGCTCTCGTTCCTCAATCTCGGCCTGCGGCCGCCGCTGACGAGTTGGGGGGTCCTGCTCCAAGAGGCGCAAAACCTCGAGAGCCTGCGCAATTATCCGTGGTTGCTGATTCCCGCGGGGTTCATCTCGGTGGTGGTGCTTGCGTTCAACTTCTTCGGCGACGGTCTCCGCGACGCCGCCGACCCCTACTCGGCCTGA
- a CDS encoding SPOR domain-containing protein yields MAAVVTGKILATVPGLLTVLVVSAAAGYLVTHPPQTVPATTPLAPASAPASGKDVAAPPPATSPPVPRPSAPTRATPLSAPAPPNAAVPSSAPAAAGSPARAAVPPGPPEFRVQAGAFKRREYADDLIRQLRAKGYTASIVEGPIIRVWVGPPMSRSAAEQFAGNLQANGFETTLSPAR; encoded by the coding sequence GTGGCGGCTGTCGTGACCGGCAAGATTCTCGCCACGGTGCCCGGACTCCTGACCGTGTTGGTGGTCAGCGCCGCGGCGGGCTACCTGGTCACACATCCTCCCCAGACGGTACCGGCCACGACACCCCTCGCCCCTGCTTCGGCACCGGCCTCCGGAAAGGACGTGGCCGCGCCCCCACCGGCTACCTCGCCGCCCGTCCCTCGCCCGTCTGCTCCCACGAGGGCAACGCCGCTTTCGGCCCCGGCGCCGCCAAACGCAGCCGTTCCTTCTTCGGCGCCGGCGGCCGCGGGCTCTCCCGCGCGCGCCGCGGTTCCGCCGGGCCCTCCCGAGTTCCGTGTCCAGGCAGGAGCGTTCAAGCGTCGCGAGTACGCGGATGACCTGATCCGGCAACTCCGGGCGAAGGGCTACACGGCCTCGATCGTCGAGGGTCCCATCATCCGCGTGTGGGTCGGGCCGCCAATGAGCCGGAGTGCCGCCGAGCAGTTTGCCGGCAATCTCCAAGCCAACGGGTTCGAAACGACGCTCAGCCCTGCCCGATGA